Proteins from a genomic interval of Stenotrophomonas sp. 24(2023):
- the purL gene encoding phosphoribosylformylglycinamidine synthase translates to MMVLEGAPALSPFRRERLESRLQSIAPSLRISGAWHVYFVQPEGTAAPDVATLCRILEAQPQAEAVADGAVSRIVVPRLGTLSPWSSKATELVRGAGQPVSRVERGLRIDVQGWPADAAAQQALVKALHDPMTQSVLETVAQGRSLFTTLARGELERVPVDQLEAANQRLGLAMAQDEIDYLRERFTALGRSPSDVELMMFAQANSEHCRHKIFNASWTIDGQEQDRSLFRMIKNTHQQTPQHTLSAYSDNAAVIEGHPASRYRPDPASGEYRREPQVPSAFQIKVETHNHPTAIAPFPGASTGAGGEIRDEGATGRGGKPKAGLTGFSVSHLRIPELPQPWEAPRALNPRMAPALEIMTDGPLGGAAFNNEFGRPNLLGYFRSFELPEGADLVRAYDKPIMLAGGLGAIDRIQVDKIPLQAGDAVIVLGGPAMLIGLGGGAASSVASGESAEDLDFASVQRDNPEMERRCQEVIDRCVAMGADNPIKFFHDVGAGGLSNAIPELLHDSNVGGVIDLGKVPTDDPSLSPMQLWCNESQERYVLGVAQERLAEFAALCARERCPFAAVGVATAEEHLVVAYGAVPGHTPADAPIDLPMDVLFGKPPKMHRDTAHPPAPRWPALKTGGLDLQDAGLRVLAHPTVAAKNFLVTIGDRSVGGLTAREQMVGPWQLPVSDVAITLADFDGVAGEAMSLGERTPLALLDAAASARMAVGEAITNLCAAPVDALDEVKLSANWMAAAGHPGEDALLYDAVKAVGMELCPQLDISIPVGKDSLSMQAQWHDQGEAHKSVSPVSLVISAFAPVADVRQQLTPLLDRDVDSELWLIGLGAGKQRLGGSILAQVHADHADLPAFAGAAPDLDDPQRLRGFFELIRDARQAGLLRAYHDRSDGGAFAALCEMAFTSRLGLDIALDAWGDDPFRSLFNEELGAVVQIAREDRAAFADLVERHALTECAQRIARPTTAPVVRVSLGGQNLAEWRWEALFDAWWSVTHAMQKRRDNPDNADAEREVARAFTAPGLKPKLSFDINEDVAAPYMAVPVSRAQDAQERPPFISSGARPRVAILREQGVNGQIEMANIFERAGFRAFDVHMSDLIEGRVELQSFTGLVACGGFSYGDVLGAGRGWATSVLERTALRDAFAAFFAREDSFALGVCNGCQMMSQLKDIIPGAEHWPQFRRNASEQFEARTALLEVVESPSILLRGMAGSRLPVAVAHGEGRAVFANTVDQATARVSLRYIDGDGKVASQYPLNPNGSPDGITGLTTTDGRVTIMMPHPERTPRALNLSWAPAEWQGDSPWMRMFRNARVWCG, encoded by the coding sequence ATGATGGTCCTCGAGGGCGCGCCCGCCCTGTCGCCGTTCCGCCGCGAACGCCTTGAATCCCGCCTGCAGTCCATCGCTCCCTCCCTGCGCATCAGCGGCGCCTGGCACGTCTACTTCGTCCAGCCCGAAGGCACGGCCGCCCCCGACGTGGCCACCCTGTGCCGCATCCTGGAAGCCCAGCCGCAGGCCGAGGCCGTCGCCGACGGCGCCGTCAGCCGCATCGTCGTACCCCGCCTGGGCACCCTGTCGCCTTGGTCCAGCAAGGCCACCGAACTGGTCCGCGGTGCCGGCCAGCCGGTCAGCCGGGTCGAACGCGGTCTGCGCATCGACGTACAGGGCTGGCCGGCCGATGCCGCCGCCCAGCAGGCGCTGGTCAAGGCCCTGCATGACCCGATGACCCAGTCGGTGCTGGAGACCGTGGCGCAGGGCCGGTCCCTGTTCACCACGCTGGCCCGGGGGGAACTGGAGCGCGTGCCGGTGGACCAGCTGGAGGCCGCCAACCAGCGCCTCGGCCTGGCCATGGCCCAGGACGAGATCGACTACCTGCGCGAACGCTTCACCGCGCTGGGTCGTTCGCCGTCCGATGTCGAACTGATGATGTTCGCGCAGGCCAACTCCGAGCACTGCCGCCACAAGATCTTCAACGCCAGCTGGACCATCGACGGGCAGGAACAGGACCGTTCGCTGTTCCGGATGATCAAGAACACCCACCAGCAGACCCCGCAGCACACGCTCAGCGCGTACAGCGACAATGCCGCAGTGATCGAAGGCCACCCGGCCTCGCGCTACCGTCCCGATCCGGCCAGCGGCGAATACCGCCGCGAGCCGCAGGTGCCCAGCGCCTTCCAGATCAAGGTGGAAACGCACAACCACCCGACCGCGATCGCACCGTTCCCGGGCGCCTCGACCGGTGCCGGCGGTGAAATCCGCGACGAAGGCGCGACCGGCCGTGGCGGCAAGCCCAAGGCCGGCCTGACCGGTTTCTCGGTCTCGCACCTGCGCATTCCCGAGCTGCCGCAGCCGTGGGAAGCGCCGCGCGCATTGAACCCGCGCATGGCCCCTGCACTGGAAATCATGACCGACGGCCCGCTCGGCGGCGCCGCGTTCAACAACGAATTCGGCCGCCCGAACCTGCTCGGCTACTTCCGCAGCTTCGAGCTGCCCGAAGGCGCCGACCTGGTCCGCGCCTACGACAAGCCGATCATGCTGGCCGGTGGCCTGGGTGCCATCGACCGCATCCAGGTCGACAAGATCCCGCTGCAGGCCGGTGATGCGGTCATCGTGCTCGGTGGCCCGGCCATGCTGATCGGCCTGGGCGGTGGTGCCGCCAGTTCGGTGGCTTCGGGCGAGAGCGCCGAAGACCTGGATTTCGCCAGCGTGCAGCGCGACAACCCGGAAATGGAGCGCCGCTGCCAGGAGGTCATCGACCGCTGCGTGGCGATGGGCGCCGACAACCCGATCAAGTTCTTCCACGACGTCGGTGCCGGTGGCCTGTCCAATGCCATCCCGGAGCTGCTGCACGACTCGAACGTCGGCGGTGTGATCGACCTGGGCAAGGTGCCCACCGATGACCCGTCGCTGTCGCCGATGCAGCTGTGGTGCAACGAGTCGCAGGAACGCTACGTGCTGGGCGTGGCCCAGGAGCGCCTGGCCGAGTTCGCCGCGCTGTGCGCCCGCGAGCGTTGCCCGTTCGCCGCCGTCGGCGTGGCCACCGCCGAGGAACACCTGGTGGTGGCCTACGGCGCCGTGCCGGGCCACACCCCGGCCGATGCGCCGATCGACCTGCCGATGGACGTGCTGTTCGGCAAGCCGCCGAAGATGCACCGCGACACCGCGCACCCGCCGGCACCGCGCTGGCCGGCGCTGAAGACCGGTGGCCTGGACCTGCAGGACGCCGGCCTGCGCGTGCTCGCGCACCCGACCGTGGCGGCGAAGAACTTCCTGGTCACCATCGGCGACCGCAGCGTCGGCGGGTTGACCGCGCGCGAGCAGATGGTGGGCCCGTGGCAGCTGCCGGTGTCCGACGTGGCCATCACCCTGGCCGACTTCGACGGCGTGGCCGGTGAAGCGATGTCGCTGGGTGAACGCACCCCGTTGGCCCTGCTCGACGCCGCCGCGTCGGCACGCATGGCCGTGGGCGAAGCCATCACCAACCTGTGTGCCGCCCCGGTGGATGCACTGGATGAAGTGAAGCTGTCGGCGAACTGGATGGCCGCTGCCGGCCACCCGGGCGAAGACGCGCTGCTGTATGACGCGGTCAAGGCGGTGGGCATGGAACTGTGCCCGCAGCTGGACATCAGCATCCCGGTGGGCAAGGACTCGCTGTCGATGCAGGCGCAGTGGCACGACCAGGGTGAAGCGCACAAGAGCGTGTCGCCGGTGTCGCTGGTCATCTCGGCCTTCGCGCCGGTGGCCGACGTGCGCCAGCAGCTGACCCCGCTGCTGGACCGCGATGTGGACAGCGAGCTGTGGCTGATCGGCCTGGGGGCCGGCAAGCAGCGTCTGGGCGGTTCGATCCTGGCCCAGGTGCATGCCGACCACGCGGACCTGCCGGCCTTCGCCGGTGCCGCGCCGGACCTGGACGATCCGCAGCGCCTGCGGGGCTTCTTCGAGCTGATCCGCGATGCACGCCAGGCCGGCCTGCTGCGCGCGTACCACGACCGCAGCGATGGCGGTGCCTTCGCCGCGCTGTGCGAAATGGCCTTCACCTCGCGGCTGGGCCTGGACATCGCGCTGGATGCCTGGGGCGATGATCCGTTCCGCAGCCTGTTCAATGAAGAACTGGGGGCGGTGGTGCAGATCGCCCGCGAAGACCGCGCCGCGTTCGCCGACCTGGTCGAGCGCCATGCCCTGACCGAATGCGCGCAGCGCATCGCCAGGCCGACCACCGCACCGGTGGTGCGCGTGTCGCTGGGTGGCCAGAACCTGGCCGAATGGCGCTGGGAAGCGCTGTTCGATGCCTGGTGGTCGGTGACCCACGCCATGCAGAAGCGCCGTGACAACCCGGACAATGCCGATGCCGAGCGTGAGGTTGCCCGTGCCTTCACTGCGCCGGGCCTGAAGCCGAAGCTCAGCTTCGACATCAATGAAGATGTCGCCGCGCCGTACATGGCTGTACCAGTGTCGCGGGCGCAGGACGCGCAGGAGCGACCGCCGTTCATCAGCAGCGGCGCGCGCCCGCGCGTGGCGATCCTGCGCGAACAGGGCGTCAACGGCCAGATCGAAATGGCGAACATCTTCGAACGCGCCGGCTTCCGCGCGTTCGACGTGCACATGAGCGACCTGATCGAAGGCCGCGTCGAACTGCAGTCCTTCACCGGCCTGGTGGCCTGCGGTGGCTTCAGCTACGGCGACGTGCTGGGCGCGGGCCGCGGCTGGGCGACCTCGGTGCTGGAACGCACGGCGCTGCGCGATGCCTTCGCCGCGTTCTTCGCGCGCGAGGACAGCTTCGCGCTGGGCGTGTGCAACGGCTGCCAGATGATGAGCCAGCTCAAGGACATCATCCCCGGTGCCGAGCACTGGCCGCAGTTCCGCCGCAATGCCAGCGAGCAGTTCGAAGCCCGCACCGCGCTGCTGGAAGTGGTGGAATCGCCGTCGATCCTGCTGCGTGGCATGGCCGGCTCGCGCCTGCCGGTCGCCGTGGCACACGGCGAAGGTCGTGCGGTGTTCGCCAACACCGTGGACCAGGCGACCGCACGCGTCTCGCTGCGTTACATCGATGGCGACGGCAAGGTGGCCAGCCAGTACCCGCTGAACCCGAACGGCTCGCCCGACGGCATCACCGGCCTGACCACCACCGACGGCCGCGTCACCATCATGATGCCGCACCCGGAACGCACGCCGCGCGCACTCAACCTGAGCTGGGCGCCGGCCGAGTGGCAGGGTGATTCGCCGTGGATGCGCATGTTCCGCAATGCACGCGTGTGGTGCGGTTGA